A genome region from Pygocentrus nattereri isolate fPygNat1 chromosome 6, fPygNat1.pri, whole genome shotgun sequence includes the following:
- the LOC119263554 gene encoding B-cell receptor CD22-like isoform X9, which translates to MTITDLRESDAHTYSFRFYTDHPDGRYSGRPGVTLSVTDLKVTVSDTDGGVKKLTCSSTCTLPNNPTYIWYRNGQPVSDQNRNELELRDRTVDAGSYSCAVKGYEELGSPAVCVFDKGLQVKVEGPAVTASEGQTVTLTCSSTCTLPNNPTYIWYRNGQPVSECESASCPVAVVSEAVSYSCAVRGSRLHSPPVYSPKTTRAVILPSGQIMEGDSVTLTCSSDANPPVLSYSWFNQSSDVELGTGQSYSITSISSQHSGLYYCTAQNQLGQSRSGPSRLDVLYSPRPPSVSETEVNGSVTLVCVSDSNPASSYTWFRKTRGNITQVGEEASLTLAAGADGVFYCMAENPYGSSTSSEWTLTSAGLWKQFAVWGTIGVGSALVLSLITAAVCLQRKRGAEGGADVQAPKCGDDTYSALNPNARSSDYDTLTVVRPHPAMRRAPENEN; encoded by the exons ATGACCATCACTGACCTGAGAGAGAGCGACGCTCACACATACAGCTTCAGATTCTACACTGATCATCCTGACGGCAGATACTCTGGCAGACCTGGAGTCACTCTGTCTGTCACAG ATCTGAAGGTTACAGTGTCAGATACAGATGGAGGAGTAAAGAAGCTGACCTGCAGCTCCACCTGCACTCTGCCCAACAACCCCACCTACATCTGGTACAGGAACGGACAGCCTGTATCTGACCAGAACAGAAATGAACTGGAGCTGAGAGACAGAACTGTGGATGCTGGCAGCTACTCCTGCGCTGTGAAAGGATACGAGGAGCTCGGCTCTCCTGCCGTCT GTGTTTTTGATAAAGGCCTGCAGGTGAAAGTGGAAGGTCCTGCAGTCACAGCGTCAGAGGGACagacagtaacactgacctgcAGCTCCACCTGCACTCTGCCCAACAACCCCACCTACATCTGGTACAGGAACGGACAGCCTGTATCTGAGTGTGAATCTGCCTCCTGCCCTGTAGCTGTGGTCAGTGAAGCGGTCAGCTACAGCTGTGCTGTTAGAGGCAGTCGTCTCCACTCTCCTCCAGTGT ACTCCCCTAAGACCACCAGAGCGGTCATTCTTCCCTCTGGACAGATAATGGAGGGAgattcagtgactctgacctgcagcagtgatgcaaacCCTCCTGTTCTCTCCTACTCCTGGTTTAATCAGAGCTCAGACGTAGAGCTGGGAACAGGACAGAGTTACAGCATCACCAGCATCAGCTCCCAGCACAGCGGACTCTACTACTGCACCGCTCAGAACCAGCTCGGACAGAGCCGCTCTGGACCCTCCCGTCTGGATGTGTTAT ACTCTCCCAGACCTCCATCTGTATCTGAGACTGAGGTTAACGGCTCCGTCACGCTGGTCTGTGTCAGCGACTCCAACCCTGCCAGCTCTTACACCTGGTTCAGGAAGACAAGAGGGAACATCACACAGGTTGGAGAAGAAGCCAGTTTAACTTTAGCTGCAGGAGCAGATGGAGTTTTCTACTGTATGGCAGAGAATCCATACGGATCATCCACCTCATCAGAATGGACTCTTACATCAG CTGGGCTGTGGAAGCAGTTTGCTGTGTGGGGAACCATTGGAGTCGGTTCTGCTCTGGTTCTGTCTCTTATTACTGCTGCTGTCTGTCTTCA gaggaagagaggagcagagggagGAGCAGATGTTCAG GCTCCGAAGTGTGGAGACGACACGTACTCGGCTCTGAACCCCAACGCCAGGTCCTCCGACTACGACACTCTGACT
- the LOC119263554 gene encoding B-cell receptor CD22-like isoform X3, translating into MTITDLRESDAHTYSFRFYTDHPDGRYSGRPGVTLSVTDLKVTVSDTDGGVKKLTCSSTCTLPNNPTYIWYRNGQPVSDQNRNELELRDRTVDAGSYSCAVKGYEELGSPAVCVFDKGLQVKVEGPAVTASEGQTVTLTCSSTCTLPNNPTYIWYRNGQPVSECESASCPVAVVSEAVSYSCAVRGSRLHSPPVYSPKTTRAVILPSGQIMEGDSVTLTCSSDANPPVLSYSWFNQSSDVELGTGQSYSITSISSQHSGLYYCTAQNQLGQSRSGPSRLDVLYSPRPPSVSETEVNGSVTLVCVSDSNPASSYTWFRKTRGNITQVGEEASLTLAAGADGVFYCMAENPYGSSTSSEWTLTSAGLWKQFAVWGTIGVGSALVLSLITAAVCLQRKRGAEGGADVQAPKCGDDTYSALNPNARSSDYDTLTVRDSASDTYSALNSTTRSSDYDTLTISCFPGCPSSPSDEKSSRERELTAVHLLFIHHCSFSSMDRTLKRRTEDF; encoded by the exons ATGACCATCACTGACCTGAGAGAGAGCGACGCTCACACATACAGCTTCAGATTCTACACTGATCATCCTGACGGCAGATACTCTGGCAGACCTGGAGTCACTCTGTCTGTCACAG ATCTGAAGGTTACAGTGTCAGATACAGATGGAGGAGTAAAGAAGCTGACCTGCAGCTCCACCTGCACTCTGCCCAACAACCCCACCTACATCTGGTACAGGAACGGACAGCCTGTATCTGACCAGAACAGAAATGAACTGGAGCTGAGAGACAGAACTGTGGATGCTGGCAGCTACTCCTGCGCTGTGAAAGGATACGAGGAGCTCGGCTCTCCTGCCGTCT GTGTTTTTGATAAAGGCCTGCAGGTGAAAGTGGAAGGTCCTGCAGTCACAGCGTCAGAGGGACagacagtaacactgacctgcAGCTCCACCTGCACTCTGCCCAACAACCCCACCTACATCTGGTACAGGAACGGACAGCCTGTATCTGAGTGTGAATCTGCCTCCTGCCCTGTAGCTGTGGTCAGTGAAGCGGTCAGCTACAGCTGTGCTGTTAGAGGCAGTCGTCTCCACTCTCCTCCAGTGT ACTCCCCTAAGACCACCAGAGCGGTCATTCTTCCCTCTGGACAGATAATGGAGGGAgattcagtgactctgacctgcagcagtgatgcaaacCCTCCTGTTCTCTCCTACTCCTGGTTTAATCAGAGCTCAGACGTAGAGCTGGGAACAGGACAGAGTTACAGCATCACCAGCATCAGCTCCCAGCACAGCGGACTCTACTACTGCACCGCTCAGAACCAGCTCGGACAGAGCCGCTCTGGACCCTCCCGTCTGGATGTGTTAT ACTCTCCCAGACCTCCATCTGTATCTGAGACTGAGGTTAACGGCTCCGTCACGCTGGTCTGTGTCAGCGACTCCAACCCTGCCAGCTCTTACACCTGGTTCAGGAAGACAAGAGGGAACATCACACAGGTTGGAGAAGAAGCCAGTTTAACTTTAGCTGCAGGAGCAGATGGAGTTTTCTACTGTATGGCAGAGAATCCATACGGATCATCCACCTCATCAGAATGGACTCTTACATCAG CTGGGCTGTGGAAGCAGTTTGCTGTGTGGGGAACCATTGGAGTCGGTTCTGCTCTGGTTCTGTCTCTTATTACTGCTGCTGTCTGTCTTCA gaggaagagaggagcagagggagGAGCAGATGTTCAG GCTCCGAAGTGTGGAGACGACACGTACTCGGCTCTGAACCCCAACGCCAGGTCCTCCGACTACGACACTCTGACT GTTAGAGACTCTGCCAGCGACACGTACTCAGCTCTGAACTCCACCACCAGGTCCTCCGACTACGACACTCTCACA
- the LOC119263554 gene encoding B-cell receptor CD22-like isoform X1: MTITDLRESDAHTYSFRFYTDHPDGRYSGRPGVTLSVTDLKVTVSDTDGGVKKLTCSSTCTLPNNPTYIWYRNGQPVSDQNRNELELRDRTVDAGSYSCAVKGYEELGSPAVCVFDKGLQVKVEGPAVTASEGQTVTLTCSSTCTLPNNPTYIWYRNGQPVSECESASCPVAVVSEAVSYSCAVRGSRLHSPPVYSPKTTRAVILPSGQIMEGDSVTLTCSSDANPPVLSYSWFNQSSDVELGTGQSYSITSISSQHSGLYYCTAQNQLGQSRSGPSRLDVLYSPRPPSVSETEVNGSVTLVCVSDSNPASSYTWFRKTRGNITQVGEEASLTLAAGADGVFYCMAENPYGSSTSSEWTLTSAGLWKQFAVWGTIGVGSALVLSLITAAVCLQRKRGAEGGADVQAPKCGDDTYSALNPNARSSDYDTLTQVRDSASDTYSALNSTTRSSDYDTLTISCFPGCPSSPSDEKSSRERELTAVHLLFIHHCSFSSMDRTLKRRTEDF; this comes from the exons ATGACCATCACTGACCTGAGAGAGAGCGACGCTCACACATACAGCTTCAGATTCTACACTGATCATCCTGACGGCAGATACTCTGGCAGACCTGGAGTCACTCTGTCTGTCACAG ATCTGAAGGTTACAGTGTCAGATACAGATGGAGGAGTAAAGAAGCTGACCTGCAGCTCCACCTGCACTCTGCCCAACAACCCCACCTACATCTGGTACAGGAACGGACAGCCTGTATCTGACCAGAACAGAAATGAACTGGAGCTGAGAGACAGAACTGTGGATGCTGGCAGCTACTCCTGCGCTGTGAAAGGATACGAGGAGCTCGGCTCTCCTGCCGTCT GTGTTTTTGATAAAGGCCTGCAGGTGAAAGTGGAAGGTCCTGCAGTCACAGCGTCAGAGGGACagacagtaacactgacctgcAGCTCCACCTGCACTCTGCCCAACAACCCCACCTACATCTGGTACAGGAACGGACAGCCTGTATCTGAGTGTGAATCTGCCTCCTGCCCTGTAGCTGTGGTCAGTGAAGCGGTCAGCTACAGCTGTGCTGTTAGAGGCAGTCGTCTCCACTCTCCTCCAGTGT ACTCCCCTAAGACCACCAGAGCGGTCATTCTTCCCTCTGGACAGATAATGGAGGGAgattcagtgactctgacctgcagcagtgatgcaaacCCTCCTGTTCTCTCCTACTCCTGGTTTAATCAGAGCTCAGACGTAGAGCTGGGAACAGGACAGAGTTACAGCATCACCAGCATCAGCTCCCAGCACAGCGGACTCTACTACTGCACCGCTCAGAACCAGCTCGGACAGAGCCGCTCTGGACCCTCCCGTCTGGATGTGTTAT ACTCTCCCAGACCTCCATCTGTATCTGAGACTGAGGTTAACGGCTCCGTCACGCTGGTCTGTGTCAGCGACTCCAACCCTGCCAGCTCTTACACCTGGTTCAGGAAGACAAGAGGGAACATCACACAGGTTGGAGAAGAAGCCAGTTTAACTTTAGCTGCAGGAGCAGATGGAGTTTTCTACTGTATGGCAGAGAATCCATACGGATCATCCACCTCATCAGAATGGACTCTTACATCAG CTGGGCTGTGGAAGCAGTTTGCTGTGTGGGGAACCATTGGAGTCGGTTCTGCTCTGGTTCTGTCTCTTATTACTGCTGCTGTCTGTCTTCA gaggaagagaggagcagagggagGAGCAGATGTTCAG GCTCCGAAGTGTGGAGACGACACGTACTCGGCTCTGAACCCCAACGCCAGGTCCTCCGACTACGACACTCTGACT CAGGTTAGAGACTCTGCCAGCGACACGTACTCAGCTCTGAACTCCACCACCAGGTCCTCCGACTACGACACTCTCACA
- the LOC119263554 gene encoding B-cell receptor CD22-like isoform X6 has protein sequence MTITDLRESDAHTYSFRFYTDHPDGRYSGRPGVTLSVTDLKVTVSDTDGGVKKLTCSSTCTLPNNPTYIWYRNGQPVSDQNRNELELRDRTVDAGSYSCAVKGYEELGSPAVCVFDKGLQVKVEGPAVTASEGQTVTLTCSSTCTLPNNPTYIWYRNGQPVSECESASCPVAVVSEAVSYSCAVRGSRLHSPPVYSPKTTRAVILPSGQIMEGDSVTLTCSSDANPPVLSYSWFNQSSDVELGTGQSYSITSISSQHSGLYYCTAQNQLGQSRSGPSRLDVLYSPRPPSVSETEVNGSVTLVCVSDSNPASSYTWFRKTRGNITQVGEEASLTLAAGADGVFYCMAENPYGSSTSSEWTLTSAGLWKQFAVWGTIGVGSALVLSLITAAVCLQRKRGAEGGADVQAPKCGDDTYSALNPNARSSDYDTLTVRDSASDTYSALNSTTRSSDYDTLTVVRPHPAMRRAPENEN, from the exons ATGACCATCACTGACCTGAGAGAGAGCGACGCTCACACATACAGCTTCAGATTCTACACTGATCATCCTGACGGCAGATACTCTGGCAGACCTGGAGTCACTCTGTCTGTCACAG ATCTGAAGGTTACAGTGTCAGATACAGATGGAGGAGTAAAGAAGCTGACCTGCAGCTCCACCTGCACTCTGCCCAACAACCCCACCTACATCTGGTACAGGAACGGACAGCCTGTATCTGACCAGAACAGAAATGAACTGGAGCTGAGAGACAGAACTGTGGATGCTGGCAGCTACTCCTGCGCTGTGAAAGGATACGAGGAGCTCGGCTCTCCTGCCGTCT GTGTTTTTGATAAAGGCCTGCAGGTGAAAGTGGAAGGTCCTGCAGTCACAGCGTCAGAGGGACagacagtaacactgacctgcAGCTCCACCTGCACTCTGCCCAACAACCCCACCTACATCTGGTACAGGAACGGACAGCCTGTATCTGAGTGTGAATCTGCCTCCTGCCCTGTAGCTGTGGTCAGTGAAGCGGTCAGCTACAGCTGTGCTGTTAGAGGCAGTCGTCTCCACTCTCCTCCAGTGT ACTCCCCTAAGACCACCAGAGCGGTCATTCTTCCCTCTGGACAGATAATGGAGGGAgattcagtgactctgacctgcagcagtgatgcaaacCCTCCTGTTCTCTCCTACTCCTGGTTTAATCAGAGCTCAGACGTAGAGCTGGGAACAGGACAGAGTTACAGCATCACCAGCATCAGCTCCCAGCACAGCGGACTCTACTACTGCACCGCTCAGAACCAGCTCGGACAGAGCCGCTCTGGACCCTCCCGTCTGGATGTGTTAT ACTCTCCCAGACCTCCATCTGTATCTGAGACTGAGGTTAACGGCTCCGTCACGCTGGTCTGTGTCAGCGACTCCAACCCTGCCAGCTCTTACACCTGGTTCAGGAAGACAAGAGGGAACATCACACAGGTTGGAGAAGAAGCCAGTTTAACTTTAGCTGCAGGAGCAGATGGAGTTTTCTACTGTATGGCAGAGAATCCATACGGATCATCCACCTCATCAGAATGGACTCTTACATCAG CTGGGCTGTGGAAGCAGTTTGCTGTGTGGGGAACCATTGGAGTCGGTTCTGCTCTGGTTCTGTCTCTTATTACTGCTGCTGTCTGTCTTCA gaggaagagaggagcagagggagGAGCAGATGTTCAG GCTCCGAAGTGTGGAGACGACACGTACTCGGCTCTGAACCCCAACGCCAGGTCCTCCGACTACGACACTCTGACT GTTAGAGACTCTGCCAGCGACACGTACTCAGCTCTGAACTCCACCACCAGGTCCTCCGACTACGACACTCTCACA
- the LOC119263554 gene encoding B-cell receptor CD22-like isoform X7, whose product MTITDLRESDAHTYSFRFYTDHPDGRYSGRPGVTLSVTDLKVTVSDTDGGVKKLTCSSTCTLPNNPTYIWYRNGQPVSDQNRNELELRDRTVDAGSYSCAVKGYEELGSPAVCVFDKGLQVKVEGPAVTASEGQTVTLTCSSTCTLPNNPTYIWYRNGQPVSECESASCPVAVVSEAVSYSCAVRGSRLHSPPVYSPKTTRAVILPSGQIMEGDSVTLTCSSDANPPVLSYSWFNQSSDVELGTGQSYSITSISSQHSGLYYCTAQNQLGQSRSGPSRLDVLYSPRPPSVSETEVNGSVTLVCVSDSNPASSYTWFRKTRGNITQVGEEASLTLAAGADGVFYCMAENPYGSSTSSEWTLTSAGLWKQFAVWGTIGVGSALVLSLITAAVCLQRKRGAEGGADVQAPKCGDDTYSALNPNARSSDYDTLTQVRDSASDTYSALNSTTRSSDYDTLTSASEPTF is encoded by the exons ATGACCATCACTGACCTGAGAGAGAGCGACGCTCACACATACAGCTTCAGATTCTACACTGATCATCCTGACGGCAGATACTCTGGCAGACCTGGAGTCACTCTGTCTGTCACAG ATCTGAAGGTTACAGTGTCAGATACAGATGGAGGAGTAAAGAAGCTGACCTGCAGCTCCACCTGCACTCTGCCCAACAACCCCACCTACATCTGGTACAGGAACGGACAGCCTGTATCTGACCAGAACAGAAATGAACTGGAGCTGAGAGACAGAACTGTGGATGCTGGCAGCTACTCCTGCGCTGTGAAAGGATACGAGGAGCTCGGCTCTCCTGCCGTCT GTGTTTTTGATAAAGGCCTGCAGGTGAAAGTGGAAGGTCCTGCAGTCACAGCGTCAGAGGGACagacagtaacactgacctgcAGCTCCACCTGCACTCTGCCCAACAACCCCACCTACATCTGGTACAGGAACGGACAGCCTGTATCTGAGTGTGAATCTGCCTCCTGCCCTGTAGCTGTGGTCAGTGAAGCGGTCAGCTACAGCTGTGCTGTTAGAGGCAGTCGTCTCCACTCTCCTCCAGTGT ACTCCCCTAAGACCACCAGAGCGGTCATTCTTCCCTCTGGACAGATAATGGAGGGAgattcagtgactctgacctgcagcagtgatgcaaacCCTCCTGTTCTCTCCTACTCCTGGTTTAATCAGAGCTCAGACGTAGAGCTGGGAACAGGACAGAGTTACAGCATCACCAGCATCAGCTCCCAGCACAGCGGACTCTACTACTGCACCGCTCAGAACCAGCTCGGACAGAGCCGCTCTGGACCCTCCCGTCTGGATGTGTTAT ACTCTCCCAGACCTCCATCTGTATCTGAGACTGAGGTTAACGGCTCCGTCACGCTGGTCTGTGTCAGCGACTCCAACCCTGCCAGCTCTTACACCTGGTTCAGGAAGACAAGAGGGAACATCACACAGGTTGGAGAAGAAGCCAGTTTAACTTTAGCTGCAGGAGCAGATGGAGTTTTCTACTGTATGGCAGAGAATCCATACGGATCATCCACCTCATCAGAATGGACTCTTACATCAG CTGGGCTGTGGAAGCAGTTTGCTGTGTGGGGAACCATTGGAGTCGGTTCTGCTCTGGTTCTGTCTCTTATTACTGCTGCTGTCTGTCTTCA gaggaagagaggagcagagggagGAGCAGATGTTCAG GCTCCGAAGTGTGGAGACGACACGTACTCGGCTCTGAACCCCAACGCCAGGTCCTCCGACTACGACACTCTGACT CAGGTTAGAGACTCTGCCAGCGACACGTACTCAGCTCTGAACTCCACCACCAGGTCCTCCGACTACGACACTCTCACA
- the LOC119263554 gene encoding B-cell receptor CD22-like isoform X5, with protein MTITDLRESDAHTYSFRFYTDHPDGRYSGRPGVTLSVTDLKVTVSDTDGGVKKLTCSSTCTLPNNPTYIWYRNGQPVSDQNRNELELRDRTVDAGSYSCAVKGYEELGSPAVCVFDKGLQVKVEGPAVTASEGQTVTLTCSSTCTLPNNPTYIWYRNGQPVSECESASCPVAVVSEAVSYSCAVRGSRLHSPPVYSPKTTRAVILPSGQIMEGDSVTLTCSSDANPPVLSYSWFNQSSDVELGTGQSYSITSISSQHSGLYYCTAQNQLGQSRSGPSRLDVLYSPRPPSVSETEVNGSVTLVCVSDSNPASSYTWFRKTRGNITQVGEEASLTLAAGADGVFYCMAENPYGSSTSSEWTLTSAGLWKQFAVWGTIGVGSALVLSLITAAVCLQRKRGAEGGADVQAPKCGDDTYSALNPNARSSDYDTLTQVRDSASDTYSALNSTTRSSDYDTLTVVRPHPAMRRAPENEN; from the exons ATGACCATCACTGACCTGAGAGAGAGCGACGCTCACACATACAGCTTCAGATTCTACACTGATCATCCTGACGGCAGATACTCTGGCAGACCTGGAGTCACTCTGTCTGTCACAG ATCTGAAGGTTACAGTGTCAGATACAGATGGAGGAGTAAAGAAGCTGACCTGCAGCTCCACCTGCACTCTGCCCAACAACCCCACCTACATCTGGTACAGGAACGGACAGCCTGTATCTGACCAGAACAGAAATGAACTGGAGCTGAGAGACAGAACTGTGGATGCTGGCAGCTACTCCTGCGCTGTGAAAGGATACGAGGAGCTCGGCTCTCCTGCCGTCT GTGTTTTTGATAAAGGCCTGCAGGTGAAAGTGGAAGGTCCTGCAGTCACAGCGTCAGAGGGACagacagtaacactgacctgcAGCTCCACCTGCACTCTGCCCAACAACCCCACCTACATCTGGTACAGGAACGGACAGCCTGTATCTGAGTGTGAATCTGCCTCCTGCCCTGTAGCTGTGGTCAGTGAAGCGGTCAGCTACAGCTGTGCTGTTAGAGGCAGTCGTCTCCACTCTCCTCCAGTGT ACTCCCCTAAGACCACCAGAGCGGTCATTCTTCCCTCTGGACAGATAATGGAGGGAgattcagtgactctgacctgcagcagtgatgcaaacCCTCCTGTTCTCTCCTACTCCTGGTTTAATCAGAGCTCAGACGTAGAGCTGGGAACAGGACAGAGTTACAGCATCACCAGCATCAGCTCCCAGCACAGCGGACTCTACTACTGCACCGCTCAGAACCAGCTCGGACAGAGCCGCTCTGGACCCTCCCGTCTGGATGTGTTAT ACTCTCCCAGACCTCCATCTGTATCTGAGACTGAGGTTAACGGCTCCGTCACGCTGGTCTGTGTCAGCGACTCCAACCCTGCCAGCTCTTACACCTGGTTCAGGAAGACAAGAGGGAACATCACACAGGTTGGAGAAGAAGCCAGTTTAACTTTAGCTGCAGGAGCAGATGGAGTTTTCTACTGTATGGCAGAGAATCCATACGGATCATCCACCTCATCAGAATGGACTCTTACATCAG CTGGGCTGTGGAAGCAGTTTGCTGTGTGGGGAACCATTGGAGTCGGTTCTGCTCTGGTTCTGTCTCTTATTACTGCTGCTGTCTGTCTTCA gaggaagagaggagcagagggagGAGCAGATGTTCAG GCTCCGAAGTGTGGAGACGACACGTACTCGGCTCTGAACCCCAACGCCAGGTCCTCCGACTACGACACTCTGACT CAGGTTAGAGACTCTGCCAGCGACACGTACTCAGCTCTGAACTCCACCACCAGGTCCTCCGACTACGACACTCTCACA
- the LOC119263554 gene encoding B-cell receptor CD22-like isoform X8: protein MTITDLRESDAHTYSFRFYTDHPDGRYSGRPGVTLSVTDLKVTVSDTDGGVKKLTCSSTCTLPNNPTYIWYRNGQPVSDQNRNELELRDRTVDAGSYSCAVKGYEELGSPAVCVFDKGLQVKVEGPAVTASEGQTVTLTCSSTCTLPNNPTYIWYRNGQPVSECESASCPVAVVSEAVSYSCAVRGSRLHSPPVYSPKTTRAVILPSGQIMEGDSVTLTCSSDANPPVLSYSWFNQSSDVELGTGQSYSITSISSQHSGLYYCTAQNQLGQSRSGPSRLDVLYSPRPPSVSETEVNGSVTLVCVSDSNPASSYTWFRKTRGNITQVGEEASLTLAAGADGVFYCMAENPYGSSTSSEWTLTSAGLWKQFAVWGTIGVGSALVLSLITAAVCLQRKRGAEGGADVQAPKCGDDTYSALNPNARSSDYDTLTVRDSASDTYSALNSTTRSSDYDTLTSASEPTF from the exons ATGACCATCACTGACCTGAGAGAGAGCGACGCTCACACATACAGCTTCAGATTCTACACTGATCATCCTGACGGCAGATACTCTGGCAGACCTGGAGTCACTCTGTCTGTCACAG ATCTGAAGGTTACAGTGTCAGATACAGATGGAGGAGTAAAGAAGCTGACCTGCAGCTCCACCTGCACTCTGCCCAACAACCCCACCTACATCTGGTACAGGAACGGACAGCCTGTATCTGACCAGAACAGAAATGAACTGGAGCTGAGAGACAGAACTGTGGATGCTGGCAGCTACTCCTGCGCTGTGAAAGGATACGAGGAGCTCGGCTCTCCTGCCGTCT GTGTTTTTGATAAAGGCCTGCAGGTGAAAGTGGAAGGTCCTGCAGTCACAGCGTCAGAGGGACagacagtaacactgacctgcAGCTCCACCTGCACTCTGCCCAACAACCCCACCTACATCTGGTACAGGAACGGACAGCCTGTATCTGAGTGTGAATCTGCCTCCTGCCCTGTAGCTGTGGTCAGTGAAGCGGTCAGCTACAGCTGTGCTGTTAGAGGCAGTCGTCTCCACTCTCCTCCAGTGT ACTCCCCTAAGACCACCAGAGCGGTCATTCTTCCCTCTGGACAGATAATGGAGGGAgattcagtgactctgacctgcagcagtgatgcaaacCCTCCTGTTCTCTCCTACTCCTGGTTTAATCAGAGCTCAGACGTAGAGCTGGGAACAGGACAGAGTTACAGCATCACCAGCATCAGCTCCCAGCACAGCGGACTCTACTACTGCACCGCTCAGAACCAGCTCGGACAGAGCCGCTCTGGACCCTCCCGTCTGGATGTGTTAT ACTCTCCCAGACCTCCATCTGTATCTGAGACTGAGGTTAACGGCTCCGTCACGCTGGTCTGTGTCAGCGACTCCAACCCTGCCAGCTCTTACACCTGGTTCAGGAAGACAAGAGGGAACATCACACAGGTTGGAGAAGAAGCCAGTTTAACTTTAGCTGCAGGAGCAGATGGAGTTTTCTACTGTATGGCAGAGAATCCATACGGATCATCCACCTCATCAGAATGGACTCTTACATCAG CTGGGCTGTGGAAGCAGTTTGCTGTGTGGGGAACCATTGGAGTCGGTTCTGCTCTGGTTCTGTCTCTTATTACTGCTGCTGTCTGTCTTCA gaggaagagaggagcagagggagGAGCAGATGTTCAG GCTCCGAAGTGTGGAGACGACACGTACTCGGCTCTGAACCCCAACGCCAGGTCCTCCGACTACGACACTCTGACT GTTAGAGACTCTGCCAGCGACACGTACTCAGCTCTGAACTCCACCACCAGGTCCTCCGACTACGACACTCTCACA